In one window of Streptomyces sp. FXJ1.172 DNA:
- a CDS encoding cellulase family glycosylhydrolase, with amino-acid sequence MRHPPRSVLLTAAGTSVLVTGALVPVAKAQGATPACTVAYSVTNQWAGGFQGSVTITNNGPAVSSWQLTFDFADGQKVTQGWNAAWSQSGATVTAANESYNAALGSGASVTAGFLGSWQGNNTVPTVFKLNGTTCATGGGPPTSPPPTPPPPSGTAPALHVLGAKLVDASGAPRRLLGVNRSGGEFMCVQGHGIWDGPVDDAAIKAIADWKANAVRIPLNEECWLGLSDVKPEYGGANYINAVKDLVTRVEAHGLTPVLDLHWSYGQYTGNSAGCSDVHATCQKPMPDAQYGPSFWASVASTFKDDPAPVFDLFNEPYPDRATSSTTDAWKCWRDGGTCPGISYEVAGMQDLVDSIRNTGSKNVIMAGGLAYANDLSQWTAYKPADPAGNLAASYHGYNFNTCASESCWNSTLAPVAGQVPLIAGEIGENTCAHGFIDQAMKWFDDRNLSYLGWAWNTWDCSSGPSLISAYDGTPTAYGIGLRDHLRALNP; translated from the coding sequence ATGCGACACCCCCCGCGTTCAGTACTTTTAACCGCCGCCGGTACGAGCGTGCTCGTCACCGGCGCGCTCGTACCGGTGGCGAAGGCCCAGGGGGCCACGCCCGCGTGCACGGTGGCGTACTCCGTCACCAACCAGTGGGCCGGCGGCTTCCAGGGCTCGGTGACCATCACCAACAACGGCCCCGCGGTGAGCAGTTGGCAGCTCACCTTCGACTTCGCCGACGGCCAGAAGGTGACCCAGGGCTGGAACGCCGCCTGGTCCCAGTCGGGCGCCACCGTGACCGCGGCCAACGAGAGCTACAACGCCGCCCTCGGCTCCGGCGCGAGCGTCACCGCCGGCTTCCTCGGCTCCTGGCAGGGGAACAACACCGTACCGACGGTCTTCAAGCTCAACGGCACGACCTGCGCCACCGGCGGCGGACCCCCGACCTCGCCACCGCCGACCCCGCCGCCCCCGAGCGGCACCGCGCCCGCCCTGCACGTCTTGGGCGCCAAGCTCGTGGACGCGTCCGGCGCGCCCCGCCGGCTGCTCGGCGTCAACCGCTCCGGCGGCGAGTTCATGTGCGTGCAGGGGCACGGCATCTGGGACGGCCCGGTGGACGACGCGGCGATCAAGGCGATCGCCGACTGGAAGGCGAACGCCGTCCGGATCCCGCTCAACGAGGAGTGCTGGCTCGGCCTTTCCGATGTCAAGCCCGAGTACGGCGGCGCCAACTACATCAACGCCGTCAAGGACCTGGTGACCCGCGTCGAGGCCCACGGCCTGACCCCGGTCCTCGACCTGCACTGGTCCTACGGCCAGTACACCGGCAACTCGGCCGGCTGCTCCGACGTCCACGCCACCTGCCAGAAGCCGATGCCCGACGCACAGTACGGCCCGTCGTTCTGGGCGTCGGTGGCGAGCACCTTCAAGGACGACCCGGCACCCGTGTTCGACCTGTTCAACGAGCCGTACCCGGACCGGGCGACGTCCAGCACGACCGATGCCTGGAAGTGCTGGCGCGACGGCGGGACCTGCCCCGGGATCTCGTACGAGGTCGCCGGTATGCAGGATCTCGTCGACAGTATCCGCAACACAGGATCCAAGAACGTCATCATGGCCGGCGGTCTGGCGTATGCGAACGACCTCAGCCAGTGGACCGCATACAAACCCGCCGACCCGGCCGGCAATCTCGCCGCCTCCTACCACGGCTACAACTTCAACACCTGCGCGAGCGAGAGCTGCTGGAACTCCACCCTCGCCCCCGTCGCGGGCCAGGTGCCCCTGATCGCCGGCGAGATCGGCGAGAACACCTGCGCGCACGGCTTCATCGACCAGGCCATGAAGTGGTTCGACGACCGGAACCTGTCCTACCTCGGCTGGGCCTGGAACACCTGGGACTGCTCCTCGGGGCCGTCCCTGATCTCCGCCTACGACGGCACACCCACCGCCTACGGCATCGGGCTGCGCGACCACCTGCGCGCCCTCAACCCGTAA
- a CDS encoding glycoside hydrolase family 48 protein, translated as MDPGRRRRAVRRWWTAVAAAFTLPLSMLAAGATTAHAASVQCSVDYTTNDWGSGFTAGLTITNRGTDAIDGWTLSYAYSGDQKLTNGWNGTWSQSGRTVTVQNAPYNGTVAAGAAVTTGAQFTYSGTNTAPASFSVNGTACTGAHQPPVTVLTSPGPGAVYTQGDAIPLAASAAAADNATISKVEFYDDTTLLGTDTSAPYTLSVSSLTVGSHSLVAKAYDSTGASAESAPVGVTVVAGPAVVASPAQLGVQQGKSGTFGVKLSTQPSADVTVAVARTDGNTGLSVTGGSSLTFTPSNWDTAQTVTVSADSSNTGAATFTASAAGHSKATVTVTELAATKEYDARFLDLYGKITDPANGYFSPQGIPYHSVETLIVEAPDYGHETTSEAWSYLLWLQAMYGKVTGDWSKFNGAWTLMEKYMIPTHADQPTNSSYNASKPATYAPEEDTPDQYPAKLDTSVPVGTDPIAGELKTAYGTDDVYGMHWIEDVDNVYGYGDTPGGTCEGGPTASGPSYLNNFQRGPQESVWETVPQPTCDAFKYGGKNGYLDLFTGDSSYARQWKYTDAPDADARAVQAAYWADVWAKQQGKGSDVSATVAKAAKMGDYLRYAMYDKYFKKIGNCVGPSACAAGTGKDASHYLLSWYYAWGGATDTSAGWAWRIGSSHVHGGYQNPLAAYALSSYPDLEPRSATGASDWGRSLQRQLEFYQWLQSSEGAIAGGATNSWQGRYAAAPAGTPTFYGMYYDWEPVYHDPPSNQWFGFQAWSMERVAEYYQQTGNATAKAVLDKWVKWALSMTTVNPDGTYRIPSTLQWSGQPDTWNPSSPGSNSSLHVTVADYTDDVGVAAAYAKTLTYYGAKSGDATAKSTAKALLDGMWNNYRDSLGIAVPETRADYSRFGDSVYVPSGWSGTMPNGDAVNSSATFTSLRSFYKNDPAWSKIEAYLKGGAAPVFTYHRFWAQADIALAMGSYAELLE; from the coding sequence ATGGATCCCGGACGCAGACGCAGAGCCGTACGGCGGTGGTGGACCGCCGTCGCGGCCGCGTTCACCCTGCCCCTGTCGATGCTCGCCGCCGGCGCGACGACCGCGCACGCGGCGTCCGTGCAGTGCAGCGTCGACTACACGACGAACGACTGGGGGTCGGGCTTCACCGCCGGCCTCACGATCACCAACCGCGGCACCGACGCCATCGACGGCTGGACCCTGTCCTACGCCTACTCGGGCGACCAGAAGCTGACCAACGGCTGGAACGGCACCTGGTCCCAGTCGGGCCGCACGGTCACCGTGCAGAACGCCCCGTACAACGGCACCGTCGCCGCGGGCGCGGCCGTCACCACCGGCGCGCAGTTCACCTACAGCGGCACCAACACCGCCCCGGCGTCCTTCTCGGTCAACGGCACGGCGTGCACCGGCGCGCACCAGCCGCCGGTGACGGTGCTGACCAGCCCGGGTCCGGGCGCGGTCTACACGCAAGGGGACGCGATCCCGCTCGCGGCGAGCGCGGCGGCGGCCGACAACGCGACGATCAGCAAGGTGGAGTTCTACGACGACACCACGCTGCTGGGCACCGACACGAGCGCGCCGTACACGCTGTCCGTCTCCAGTTTGACCGTGGGCAGTCATTCGCTGGTGGCGAAGGCGTACGACAGCACGGGCGCCTCGGCCGAGTCCGCTCCGGTGGGCGTCACGGTGGTCGCGGGCCCGGCGGTGGTGGCCTCACCGGCTCAACTGGGCGTCCAGCAGGGCAAGTCGGGGACGTTCGGGGTGAAGCTGTCGACGCAGCCGAGCGCGGACGTGACGGTGGCCGTGGCCCGCACGGACGGCAACACCGGCCTGTCCGTGACCGGCGGTTCCTCCCTCACCTTCACGCCGTCGAACTGGGACACCGCGCAGACGGTGACCGTCTCCGCGGACTCCTCCAACACCGGTGCGGCGACCTTCACCGCCTCGGCCGCGGGCCATTCCAAGGCGACGGTCACCGTGACGGAGCTGGCGGCGACGAAGGAGTACGACGCGCGCTTCCTGGACCTGTACGGGAAGATCACCGACCCGGCGAACGGCTACTTCTCCCCTCAGGGCATCCCGTACCACTCGGTGGAGACCCTGATCGTCGAGGCGCCGGACTACGGCCACGAGACCACGTCCGAGGCCTGGAGCTACCTGCTGTGGCTGCAGGCGATGTACGGCAAGGTCACCGGCGACTGGTCGAAGTTCAACGGCGCGTGGACGCTGATGGAGAAGTACATGATCCCCACGCATGCCGACCAGCCGACGAACTCGTCCTACAACGCCTCCAAGCCCGCGACGTACGCGCCCGAGGAGGACACCCCGGACCAGTACCCGGCGAAGCTGGACACCTCGGTGCCGGTGGGCACGGATCCGATCGCCGGTGAACTGAAGACTGCATACGGTACCGACGATGTCTACGGTATGCACTGGATCGAGGACGTCGACAACGTCTACGGCTACGGCGACACACCGGGCGGCACCTGCGAGGGCGGGCCGACGGCGAGCGGGCCGTCGTACCTGAACAACTTCCAGCGCGGCCCGCAGGAGTCGGTGTGGGAGACCGTTCCGCAGCCGACCTGCGACGCCTTCAAGTACGGCGGCAAGAACGGCTACCTGGACCTGTTCACCGGCGACAGTTCCTACGCCAGGCAGTGGAAGTACACCGACGCCCCGGACGCGGACGCCCGCGCGGTGCAGGCGGCGTACTGGGCGGACGTGTGGGCGAAGCAGCAGGGCAAGGGCAGTGACGTCTCGGCGACGGTCGCCAAGGCCGCGAAGATGGGCGACTACCTGCGGTACGCAATGTACGACAAGTACTTCAAGAAGATCGGCAACTGTGTGGGGCCCTCGGCCTGCGCGGCCGGCACCGGCAAGGACGCCTCGCACTATCTGCTGTCCTGGTACTACGCCTGGGGCGGCGCCACCGACACCAGCGCGGGCTGGGCCTGGCGGATCGGCTCCAGCCATGTCCACGGCGGCTACCAGAACCCGCTGGCCGCGTACGCGCTGAGCAGCTACCCCGACCTGGAGCCCAGGTCCGCGACGGGCGCCTCGGACTGGGGCAGGTCGCTGCAGCGGCAGCTGGAGTTCTACCAGTGGCTGCAGTCGTCCGAGGGCGCGATCGCGGGCGGCGCGACCAACAGCTGGCAGGGCCGGTACGCCGCCGCGCCGGCCGGTACGCCGACCTTCTACGGCATGTACTACGACTGGGAGCCCGTCTACCACGACCCGCCGTCCAACCAGTGGTTCGGCTTCCAGGCGTGGTCGATGGAGCGGGTCGCCGAGTACTACCAGCAGACGGGGAACGCGACCGCGAAGGCGGTCCTCGACAAGTGGGTGAAGTGGGCGCTGTCCATGACCACGGTCAACCCCGACGGCACCTACCGGATCCCCTCGACCCTCCAGTGGTCCGGCCAGCCGGACACCTGGAACCCGTCGAGTCCCGGCTCCAACAGCTCACTTCACGTCACGGTCGCCGACTACACCGACGACGTCGGCGTGGCGGCCGCGTACGCGAAGACGCTGACGTACTACGGCGCCAAGTCCGGTGACGCGACGGCGAAGTCGACGGCGAAGGCGCTGCTGGACGGCATGTGGAACAACTACCGGGACAGCCTGGGCATCGCCGTCCCCGAGACCCGGGCCGACTACAGCCGGTTCGGCGACAGCGTGTACGTGCCGAGCGGCTGGAGCGGCACCATGCCGAACGGCGACGCGGTCAACTCCTCGGCCACCTTCACCTCGCTGAGGTCCTTCTACAAGAACGACCCGGCCTGGTCGAAGATCGAGGCCTACCTCAAGGGCGGCGCCGCGCCCGTCTTCACGTACCACCGGTTCTGGGCCCAGGCGGACATCGCCCTGGCCATGGGCTCGTACGCGGAGCTGCTCGAGTAG
- a CDS encoding class I SAM-dependent methyltransferase: MLDYDKEADAYDASRGGEARAHAATEAVLSLIPEGPGRLLDVACGTGIVTRRLAARRPALRVTGADLTPAMVRRAGARLPGAIVRADSRRLPFPSGSFDAVTSIWLLHLLDDAEDVRAVVAECARVLRPGGIYVTTVDKAAAHDVGSDIDAVLASRPCHPAQDAAATVTAHAARHGLEPAGATVFHGVGQGRSPRVTIADLRRGWFTLLPPGEPHTEEYAARLARLPDQDRPRPDPVFAVRAYRRPAAG, translated from the coding sequence GTGCTCGACTACGACAAGGAAGCCGACGCCTACGACGCGTCCCGCGGCGGTGAGGCTCGCGCCCACGCCGCCACCGAAGCGGTGCTCAGCCTGATCCCCGAGGGGCCGGGCCGGCTCCTCGACGTGGCCTGCGGCACCGGCATCGTCACCCGTCGGCTGGCCGCCCGCCGCCCCGCGCTGCGGGTGACCGGCGCCGACCTCACCCCGGCCATGGTCCGCCGGGCGGGGGCGAGGCTGCCGGGCGCGATCGTCCGCGCCGACAGCCGCCGTCTGCCCTTTCCCAGCGGCAGCTTCGACGCCGTCACCAGCATCTGGCTGCTGCATCTGCTGGACGACGCCGAGGACGTCCGCGCCGTCGTCGCCGAGTGCGCCCGGGTGCTGCGTCCCGGCGGGATCTACGTCACGACCGTCGACAAGGCCGCCGCGCACGACGTCGGCAGCGACATCGACGCCGTCCTCGCCTCCCGCCCGTGCCACCCCGCGCAGGACGCCGCCGCCACCGTCACCGCGCACGCCGCCCGGCACGGCCTGGAACCGGCCGGTGCCACCGTCTTCCACGGTGTCGGCCAGGGCCGCAGCCCCCGCGTCACCATCGCCGACCTGCGCCGCGGCTGGTTCACGCTGCTGCCGCCGGGCGAGCCGCACACCGAGGAGTACGCGGCGCGTCTCGCCCGCCTCCCGGACCAGGACCGCCCACGCCCGGACCCGGTGTTCGCGGTCCGCGCCTACCGCAGGCCGGCGGCGGGTTGA
- a CDS encoding 4a-hydroxytetrahydrobiopterin dehydratase, translating to MAVEPLSQKEIEDRLAELPGWSVEGDRLTRSYRLGSHVAAAALVMHIAAVQHELDHHSDLTLGYNTVSLSVNTHSAGGVVTAKDFALARRVEDIAPGHGAH from the coding sequence ATGGCCGTCGAACCGCTGTCGCAGAAGGAGATCGAGGACCGGCTCGCGGAGCTGCCGGGCTGGTCGGTGGAAGGGGACCGGCTGACCCGCTCCTACCGGCTCGGCTCGCATGTCGCGGCCGCGGCGCTGGTCATGCACATCGCCGCCGTCCAGCACGAGCTGGACCACCACAGCGATCTCACCCTCGGCTACAACACCGTCTCCCTCAGCGTGAACACACACAGCGCGGGTGGCGTCGTCACCGCGAAGGACTTCGCTCTCGCCCGCAGAGTGGAGGACATCGCCCCAGGCCACGGCGCACACTGA
- a CDS encoding ADP-ribosylglycohydrolase family protein, with protein MRRNELSTKPWQTPPLWAAAVYRARVRGCLLGGALGDALGYPVEFSSLDRIRAAHGPRGATGLVPAAHGAIGLISDDTQMTLFTVEALILAHAQRREKGGDDAWPLLLRQAYERWLRTQSAPGPEQPAAPWPGAPAGGGLVGEAWLYSRRAPGNACLSGVAQGYAPDPARPLDGTPGEVNPDSKGCGTVMRSAPFGLAPLTPAPLDPAGSGPAGSAEAAFAMAARGAQITHGHPTGYYAAGALAAIVAHLVAGDCLEGAVLRTLRLLQRHRGHAETTAALREALDLAADGTPTPGKVESLGAGWVAEEALAIGVYCALAEPRPEQALLLAVNHSGDSDSTGSICGNLLGAWYGDTGLPHDWVAQVEGRYRIAALADDLAAQYARD; from the coding sequence TTGCGCAGGAACGAGCTGTCGACGAAACCGTGGCAGACGCCGCCCCTTTGGGCGGCGGCCGTGTACCGGGCCCGCGTCCGCGGCTGTCTGCTCGGCGGCGCGCTCGGTGACGCCCTCGGCTACCCCGTCGAATTCTCCTCCCTGGACCGGATCCGCGCCGCCCACGGCCCGCGCGGTGCCACCGGCCTGGTCCCCGCAGCCCACGGCGCGATCGGGCTGATCAGCGACGACACCCAGATGACCCTGTTCACCGTCGAGGCCCTGATCCTGGCCCATGCGCAGCGGCGCGAGAAGGGCGGCGACGACGCCTGGCCGCTGCTGCTGCGCCAGGCGTACGAGCGCTGGCTGCGGACCCAGTCGGCGCCCGGCCCCGAGCAGCCTGCGGCGCCCTGGCCCGGCGCACCGGCGGGCGGCGGCCTGGTCGGCGAGGCCTGGCTGTACTCCCGCCGCGCCCCCGGCAACGCCTGCCTGTCCGGCGTCGCCCAGGGGTACGCGCCCGACCCCGCGCGCCCGCTCGACGGCACGCCCGGCGAGGTCAACCCCGACTCCAAGGGCTGCGGCACGGTCATGCGCTCGGCCCCCTTCGGCCTGGCCCCCCTCACCCCGGCCCCCCTCGACCCGGCCGGCTCCGGCCCGGCCGGCTCCGCCGAGGCGGCCTTCGCCATGGCCGCGCGCGGCGCCCAGATCACCCACGGCCACCCCACCGGCTACTACGCGGCGGGCGCGCTCGCCGCGATCGTGGCCCACCTGGTCGCCGGGGATTGCCTCGAGGGCGCGGTGCTGCGCACGCTGCGGCTGCTCCAGCGGCACCGCGGCCACGCCGAGACCACGGCCGCCCTGCGCGAGGCCCTGGACCTCGCAGCCGACGGGACGCCGACGCCCGGGAAGGTCGAGTCCCTCGGCGCGGGCTGGGTCGCGGAGGAGGCCCTCGCCATCGGCGTGTACTGCGCGCTCGCCGAGCCCCGCCCGGAGCAGGCGCTGCTGCTGGCCGTCAACCACTCGGGCGACAGCGACTCCACGGGCTCGATCTGCGGCAACCTGCTCGGCGCGTGGTACGGCGACACCGGCCTGCCGCACGACTGGGTGGCCCAGGTGGAGGGCCGGTACCGCATCGCCGCGCTCGCCGACGACCTCGCGGCGCAGTACGCACGCGACTGA
- a CDS encoding helix-turn-helix domain-containing protein: MTIVATGPSPSATAPAPAGKDVGPLLRAWRERRRVSQLELALRADSSARHISFIENGRSRPSEEMVLRLAEHLEVPVRERNSLLLAAGYAPHYPETPLEDPALDALRDGLTRLIEGYEPYPALVVDATYTVVAANRGIAMLLEGVADELFQPAPNAMRLTLHPEGMAPRIRNLREWRGHLLEQMERQIGLQRSGQLRALYEEVKAYPVPEDAPGGEPDEPVAYFALPLRVEHGGRILSFVSSISTFNTPMDVTVAELAIETFLPADPATAKYLHTHAG; the protein is encoded by the coding sequence ATGACCATTGTCGCCACCGGCCCTTCCCCGTCCGCCACCGCCCCCGCCCCCGCCGGCAAGGACGTCGGCCCGCTGCTGCGCGCCTGGCGGGAGCGGCGCCGGGTCTCCCAGCTGGAGCTGGCGCTGCGCGCCGACTCCTCGGCACGGCACATCAGCTTCATCGAGAACGGCCGCTCCCGGCCGAGCGAGGAGATGGTGCTGCGGCTCGCCGAGCACCTGGAGGTGCCGGTGCGCGAACGCAACTCCCTCCTGCTGGCGGCCGGTTACGCCCCGCACTATCCGGAGACCCCGCTGGAGGACCCGGCGCTGGACGCGCTGCGCGACGGCCTCACGCGTCTGATCGAGGGCTACGAGCCCTACCCCGCGCTGGTGGTCGACGCCACGTACACGGTCGTCGCCGCGAACCGGGGTATCGCGATGCTGCTGGAGGGTGTGGCGGACGAGCTGTTCCAGCCGGCGCCCAACGCGATGCGGCTGACCCTGCACCCGGAGGGGATGGCGCCGCGCATCCGCAATCTGCGCGAGTGGCGCGGGCATCTGCTGGAGCAGATGGAGCGGCAGATCGGCCTGCAGCGCTCCGGGCAGCTGCGCGCCCTGTACGAGGAGGTGAAGGCCTACCCGGTGCCCGAGGACGCGCCGGGCGGCGAACCGGACGAGCCCGTCGCCTACTTCGCGCTGCCGCTGCGCGTCGAGCACGGCGGCCGGATCCTGTCGTTCGTGTCGTCGATCTCCACCTTCAACACCCCGATGGACGTCACGGTCGCCGAACTCGCCATCGAGACGTTCCTGCCGGCGGACCCGGCGACCGCCAAGTACCTGCACACGCACGCCGGTTGA
- a CDS encoding helix-turn-helix domain-containing protein, with product MSERRAAPTVGQVVLGKRLQELREASGLSREEAARVLRVASATVRRMEMAEVALKIPYVQVLLETYAVPEEEAAAFVRLAEEANQPGWWQRFHDVLPEWFSLYVSLEGAARIIRSYEPHFIPGLLQTEEYARAVLEAGTIGHSSPESVERHVSLRLERQRLLERNDPPHLWVIMDETVLRRPVSMRGEVMRDQLDKLLEYTERDRVTLQVAEFAAGPHPGTYAPFTLFRFAEPELPDMVFTEYLTGALYLDSRREVAAHLEVLDHMTARAASTQRTQTLLREFRSSL from the coding sequence GTGAGTGAGCGGCGGGCTGCGCCCACCGTGGGCCAGGTGGTGCTCGGCAAGCGGCTGCAGGAACTGCGCGAGGCGTCGGGCCTGAGCCGGGAGGAGGCCGCCCGGGTCCTCAGGGTGGCCTCGGCGACCGTACGGCGCATGGAGATGGCCGAGGTCGCGCTGAAGATCCCGTACGTGCAGGTGCTGCTGGAGACCTACGCGGTGCCCGAGGAGGAGGCGGCCGCGTTCGTGCGGCTGGCCGAGGAGGCGAACCAGCCCGGCTGGTGGCAGCGGTTCCACGACGTGCTGCCGGAGTGGTTCAGCCTCTACGTCAGCCTGGAGGGCGCCGCCCGCATCATCCGCTCCTACGAACCGCACTTCATACCGGGCCTGCTGCAGACCGAGGAGTACGCGCGCGCCGTGCTGGAGGCCGGCACGATCGGCCACAGCTCGCCGGAGTCGGTCGAACGGCATGTGTCGCTGCGCCTGGAGCGGCAGCGGCTGCTGGAGCGGAACGATCCGCCCCACCTGTGGGTGATCATGGACGAGACGGTGCTGCGGCGCCCGGTGAGCATGCGCGGCGAGGTGATGCGCGACCAGCTGGACAAGCTGCTGGAGTACACCGAGCGGGACCGGGTCACGCTCCAGGTCGCCGAGTTCGCGGCGGGGCCGCATCCGGGGACGTACGCGCCGTTCACGCTGTTCCGGTTCGCCGAGCCGGAGTTGCCGGACATGGTGTTCACCGAATACCTGACCGGTGCCCTGTACCTGGACTCCCGCCGTGAGGTCGCGGCCCATCTGGAGGTGCTGGACCACATGACGGCGCGGGCCGCGTCGACGCAGCGCACGCAGACGCTGCTGCGGGAGTTCCGCAGCAGCCTGTGA
- a CDS encoding OsmC family protein, translating into MATTRTAHTVWEGNLLQGSGTVSLDSSGIGTYDVTWASRAEQPNGRTSPEELIAAAHSSCFSMALSHGLAGAGTPPTRLETKADVTFQPGEGITGIHLTVRGEVPGLDAEGFASAAEDAKKNCPVSQALTGTTITLTAELA; encoded by the coding sequence GTGGCCACCACGCGCACCGCGCACACCGTCTGGGAAGGCAACCTGCTGCAGGGCAGCGGCACTGTCTCCCTCGACTCCTCCGGCATCGGCACCTACGACGTCACGTGGGCCTCGCGCGCCGAGCAGCCGAACGGCAGGACCAGCCCCGAGGAGCTGATCGCCGCCGCCCACTCCAGCTGCTTCTCCATGGCCCTCTCGCACGGCCTGGCCGGCGCCGGCACCCCGCCCACCCGGCTGGAGACGAAGGCCGACGTGACCTTCCAGCCGGGCGAGGGCATCACCGGCATCCACCTCACCGTGCGCGGCGAGGTGCCGGGCCTGGACGCGGAGGGCTTCGCCTCGGCCGCCGAGGACGCCAAGAAGAACTGCCCGGTCAGCCAGGCCCTGACGGGTACGACCATCACGCTGACGGCCGAGCTGGCCTGA